A genomic stretch from Poecilia reticulata strain Guanapo linkage group LG20, Guppy_female_1.0+MT, whole genome shotgun sequence includes:
- the prlh2 gene encoding prolactin releasing hormone 2 encodes MLPGRDAAVRQCILTSRWLPATLTLLLLLSSSFSRAQSTTVEHDFHIVHNVDNRSPEIDPFWYVGRGVRPIGRFGKRHSSMDALGNSGMQPVLRTLELLLNSLRKKENLEKVISGEENVWLP; translated from the exons ATGCTGCCTGGGAGAGACGCTGCTGTCCGGCAGTGCATCCTGACGAGCCGCTGGCTGCCCGCGACTCTGacgctgctcctgctgctgtccTCCAGCTTCAGCCGCGCTCAGAGCACCACGGTGGAGCACGACTTCCACATCGTTCACAACGTAGACAACAGAA GTCCAGAGATAGACCCGTTCTGGTACGTGGGCCGTGGAGTGCGACCCATAGGGCGCTTTGGGAAGAGGCACAGCAGCATGGACGCTCTTGGAAACAGTGGGATGCAGCCTGTCCTAAGGactttggagctgctgctcaacagcctcagaaaaaaggaaaaccttgaaaaagtaatcagtggagaggaaaatgtttggttACCATGA